The Tamandua tetradactyla isolate mTamTet1 chromosome 5, mTamTet1.pri, whole genome shotgun sequence genome window below encodes:
- the LY6G5B gene encoding lymphocyte antigen 6 complex locus protein G5b, with translation MKVHVLVGTLVMAGFSVGKAPVPKVRTCHFCLLEDPAIGCISGSEKCTINGSSPCMVITIYSHIQVRFNIRGCGQHNSYRCQEKRHTYVSEYWYDAQCCQYDYCNSWTSPQLQNPPPEPPDRLLALPLPESQIHKFYHALNLSLPLPSFPAEKEHEGLDHLATLLLNLGLSIADLRRTYLFLNSSGLLVLPRAGP, from the exons CTCCTGTTCCCAAAGTCCGGACCTGCCACTTCTGCCTCTTAGAAGACCCGGCTATAGGTTGCATTTCGGGCTCAGAGAAGTGCACTATCAACGGCTCGTCCCCATGCATGGTGATCACCATCTATTCCC ATATCCAGGTTCGCTTCAATATCAGGGGCTGTGGACAGCACAATTCATACCGCTGCCAGGAAAAACGCCACACCTATGTCTCAGAGTATTGGTACGATGCCCAATGCTGCCAGTATGATTACTGCAACTCCTGGACAAGCCCCCAACTTCAGAACCCCCCACCTGAACCCCCTGATAGgctcctggccctgccactgcctGAGTCCCAGATCCATAAGTTCTACCACGCCCTGAACCTCTCACTCCCCCTGCCCAGCTTCCCTGCCGAGAAGGAGCATGAAGGCCTGGACCACCTGGCCACCCTGCTCCTGAACCTGGGCTTGTCCATTGCTGACCTACGTCGCACCTACCTCTTTCTCAACAGTTCTGGACTTTTGGTTCTTCCTCGGGCTGGACCCTGA
- the LY6G5C gene encoding lymphocyte antigen 6 complex locus protein G5c, which translates to MYVMAGPAGSQSLRPLGLRSTPHALYMVILIVLVTMDSVFGKFLENRAPSRPLEWPKYLRCYRCLFETKELGCLLGSDICLVPPGSSCITLHIRNSSGTDIMVSDCRRKEHMQDCAYTHTSPVFGFWISSQCCFMDLCNDPQSRVIYNS; encoded by the exons ATGTATGTCATGGCAGGCCCTGCGGGTAGCCAGAGTCTGAGGCCCCTGGGCCTCCGCAGCACCCCCCATGCTCTGTACATGGTCATTTTGATCGTGCTGGTCACCATGGATTCAGTGTTTG GTAAGTTTCTTGAAAATCGGGCACCCTCCCGTCCACTTGAGTGGCCCAAATACCTGCGCTGCTATCGATgcctctttgagaccaaggagTTGGGGTGCCTCCTGGGATCTGACATCTGTCTGGTCCCACCTGGCAGCAGCTGCATCACTCTCCACATAAGGAACA GCAGTGGCACTGACATCATGGTGAGTGACTGCCGCCGCAAGGAGCATATGCAAGACTGTGCATACACCCACACGTCTCCGGTGTTTGGCTTCTGGATATCCTCTCAATGCTGCTTCATGGATTTATGCAATGACCCTCAGAGCAGAGTGATCTACAATTCTTAG